The Cygnus olor isolate bCygOlo1 chromosome 18, bCygOlo1.pri.v2, whole genome shotgun sequence genome includes a window with the following:
- the ABCA5 gene encoding ATP-binding cassette sub-family A member 5 isoform X1, with the protein MAPDAPREAGVWRQTRALLFKNWLVKCRTKKSSVQEILFPLFFLFWLILMSMMHPHRKYGEISDTNLGTLDTSMLVNFVIGYTPPTRMAREIMKKVAFDNFEDGIITEEYLSEEELQEASAFKPSNFVGVVFNDAMSYQLRFPDTVAMTSVYTESRASCSNLRKGCESVTYWSSGFTALQACIDAAIIQLRTNQSVWEQLELTRATVMGEAAVVEIDNFPRAIILIYLVIAFSPFGYYLAIHIVAEKERKLKEFLKILGLHDTAFWLSWVLLYTSLIFVMSILMAVIATASSLFPQSSAFVIFLLFFLYGISSVFFALMLTPLFKKSKHVGIVEFLATLAFGFVGLNIVLLEDFPKSFVWVLSPLCQCSFLIGVAQVMHLEDYEDGATFSNLSHGPYPLFISLILLVLDSIFYLLVAVYLDQVIPGEFGLRRSSFFFMKPSFWSKHRKNYKELYESSINGNLSCSEMVEPVPSEFQGKEAIRISCVQKTFRKKGETVEALRNLSFDIYEGQITALLGHSGTGKTTLMNILCGLCPPTDGFVSVYGHRVSEIDEMLEVRRIAGVCPQSDIHFDILTVEENLSLFAAIKGIPQNDLIQEVQKVLLDLDMQPIKDNQAKKLSGGQKRRLSVGVAVLGNPKVLLLDEPTAGMDPCSRHIVWNLLKNRKANRVTVFSTHFMDEADILADRKAVISQGMLKCLGSSLFLKTKWGIGYRLSMHIDAYCNTEATTSLIRQHVPTASLLQETDQQLVYTLPLKDMDKFAGLFSDLDTHSHLGVITYGVSMTTLEDVYLKLEVEAEIDQADYSVFSSQQVQEEADTKSLDDMEQSLLMLSETRSPPMSHAALWKKQVSTIAKVHFLSLRRENKCVRVMLLLFLIFLVVQILLFLTHHYIKNSIAPVRLSPDLYLLKPGEEYHKYRSRLLLQNSTDSDIDDIVHSLGSMNVLVEMFNDSDYVSAAPHSAGLNVFDLESRQNYVFTIVFNSTMVHSVPVLMNIVSNLLLRTLNVSESIQIWSNPFIQDLPDTVFKLEIYFEAVLLGIIVTGMPPYFAMENAENHKIKAYTQLKIAGLYPSAYWVGQAVVDLPLFFSILVLMIGSLFAFHYGIYFYVGKFMAVLFCLIGYVPSVVLFTYVVSFTFKKVQNTKEFWSFIFSVAALLCTVVTEVAFFLDFYTVTTTLHYVFSIFIPIYSLIGCLICFIKVSWTDKQKNGEYHDPWDRLLVAVIAPYLQCVVWLFLLRCFEVKNGGRTIREDPFFRKCFTKVKTWKLPDAPRDENEDEDVKAERLRVKEALSNPNAEEMPAIVVSSLHKEYDERKEFRLGRRIKKVATKHVSLCVRKGEILGLLGPNGAGKSTLINMLVGEVEPTSGQVLMGDYSSGVNSDDDSVKFVGYCPQTNPLWPDITLQEHFEIYGAIKGMSQTDVKEVVKRISSALDLKDHLQKTTKKLGVGLKRKLCFALSMLGSPQVTLLDEPSTGMDPKAKQHMWRAIRAAFKNKERAAILTTHYMEEADAVCDRVAILVAGQLRCIGTVQHLKSKFGRGYFLEMKLKETPDVQQLEYLQRQILHIFPNANRQESFASILAYKIPREDVQSLSHCFSKLEEVKHTFNIEEYSFSQATLEQVFVELAREQEEEDSSFGTLNSTLWWERTQEDRVIF; encoded by the exons ATGGCACCAGATGCTCCGAGAGAAGCAGGAGTATGGAGGCAAACCAGAGCTCTCTTGTTCAAGAACTGGCTTGTTAAATGtaggacaaaaaaaagcagCGTTCAG GAGATCCTTTTCCCACTCTTCTTCTTGTTTTGGCTCATTCTAATGAGCATGATGCATCCGCACAGGAAGTACGGCGAGATCTCCGACACCAACCTCGGTACTCTGGACACCTCCATGCTGGTGAATTTTGTCATCGGATACACGCCGCCCACCAGAATGGCACGAGAAATCATGAAGAAGGTGGCTTTCGATAACTTCGAAGACG GCATCATCACGGAGGAATATTTAAGCGAAGAGGAGCTGCAAGAGGCCAGTGCTTTCAAACCCTCGAACTTTGTGGGCGTCGTGTTCAACGATGCCATGTCCTACCAGCTGAGGTTTCCCGATACGGTGGCTATGACTTCTGTGTACACAGAATCAAGAG CCAGTTGCTCCAACCTGCGGAAGGGTTGTGAATCGGTGACGTACTGGAGCTCAGGATTTACAGCTCTGCAAGCCTGCATCGATGCGGCAATTATACAG TTGAGGACCAATCAGTCTGTTTGGGAGCAGCTCGAACTGACAAGAGCAACGGTTATGGGAGAGGCAGCAGTGGTGGAAATCGACAACTTTCCTCGCGCCATCATTTTAATTTACCTAGTAATTGCTTTCTCACCATTTGGATATTATTTGGCAATTCATATAGTggcagaaaaggagaggaagttaaaggaattcttaaaaatattggGACTTCATGATACTGCCTTTTG GCTTTCCTGGGTGCTTCTGTACACGAGTCTGATCTTCGTCATGTCCATTCTCATGGCGGTGATTGCGACGGCCTCCTCGCTCTTTCCCCAGAGCAGCGCCTTTGtgatatttctcctttttttcttgtatggCATCTCTTCA GTATTCTTTGCACTTATGTTGACACCtctatttaaaaagtcaaaGCACGTGGGTATAGTTGAGTTCTTGGCCACGCTGGCTTTTGGATTTGTGGGCCTGAATATCGTCCTGCTGGAAGACTTCCCCAAGTCTTTCGTGTGGGTTCTCAGCCCCCTGTGCCAGTGCAGCTTCTTGATTGGTGTCGCACAG GTCATGCATCTGGAAGATTATGAAGATGGTGCAACATTCTCAAATCTAAGTCATGGTCCTTACCCACTCTTTATCTCACTTATTTTACTGGTGCTGGATAGCATATTTTATCTGCTTGTAGCTGTCTACCTTGATCAGGTTATTCCAG GGGAGTTTGGACTACGCCgatcatcatttttctttatgaagcCCTCGTTCTGgtcaaagcacagaaaaaattaCAAGGAACTGTATGAGAGCAGCATCAATGGCAATTTAAGTTGCAGTGAGATGGTTGAACCTGTGCCTTCCGAATTTCAGGGAAAGGAAGCCATCAG AATCAGCTGTGTTCAgaaaacattcaggaaaaaaggggaaactGTGGAGGCTCTCAGAA ACTTGTCCTTTGACATCTACGAAGGCCAGATCACGGCTCTGCTTGGGCACAGCGGGACCGGGAAGACGACGCTGATGAACATCCTCTGTGGGCTGTGTCCGCCAACAGATG GGTTTGTCTCTGTCTATGGGCACCGAGTCTCTGAAATTGATGAAATGCTTGAAGTGCGGCGAATAGCAGGCGTGTGCCCCCAGTCTGATATCCACTTTGACATACTAACCGTGGAGGAGAATCTCTCCCTGTTTGCTGCGATTAAGGGAATACCTCAGAATGACTTGATACAAGAG GTGCAGAAGGTGTTGCTGGATCTGGATATGCAGCCTATCAAAGACAATCAAGCTAAGAAGTTAAGTGGGGGACAGAAAAGGCGGCTCTCGGTTGGAGTTGCTGTCCTTGGGAACCCAAAg GTTTTGCTGCTGGATGAGCCGACTGCAGGCATGGATCCGTGTTCGCGGCACATCGTCTGGAAcctcctgaaaaacagaaaagcgAATCGCGTGACAGTTTTCAGCACTCACTTCATGGACGAGGCAGATATCCTTGCTG ATCGTAAAGCTGTGATTTCTCAAGGGATGTTAAAATGCCTTGGatcttctctctttctgaaaacCAAATGGGGAATTGGCTACCGCTTGAG CATGCACATCGATGCCTATTGCAACACAGAAGCTACAACCTCGCTGATCAGACAGCACGTACCCACAGCCAGCCTGCTCCAAGAGACCGACCAGCAGCTCGTGTACACCCTGCCACTCAAGGACATGGACAAGTTTGCAG GCTTGTTTTCTGATCTCGACACCCATTCCCATTTGGGCGTTATTACTTACGGTGTTTCCATGACGACTCTGGAGGATGTCTACCTGAAGCTGGAAGTTGAGGCAGAAATCGATCAAGCAG ATTACAGCGTGTTTAGTTCCCAGCAagtgcaggaggaggcagaCACAAAGTCACTCGACGACATGGAGCAGAGCCTCCTGATGCTCTCGGAGACCAGGTCGCCCCCGATGAGCCACGCAGCCCTGTGGAAGAAGCAGGTTTCCACCATAGCAAAAGTTCACTTCCTTAGTCTCAGGcgagaaaataaatgtgtcagAGTGAT gttgttgctttttctgattttccttgtagttcagattttgttgtttctcaCGCACCACTACATCAAAAATTCAATAGCTCCTGTCAGACTCTCCCCGGATTTGTACTTGCTGAAGCCCGGGGAGGAATATCACAAGTACAGGAGtcggctgctgctgcagaactcCACAG ACTCAGATATTGATGATATTGTCCACTCTCTTGGGAGCATGAACGTACTGGTGGAGATGTTCAATGACAGCGACTACGTTTCAGCTGCCCCTCACAGTGCAGGTTTAAATGTGTTCGACCTTGAATCCAGACAG aactATGTTTTCACAATCGTATTCAACAGTACCATGGTGCATTCCGTGCCAGTTTTGATGAATATTGTCAGCAACCTACTGCTGCGCACTCTGAACGTAAGCGAGAGCATTCAGATCTGGAGCAACCCCTTCATCCag GATCTTCCAGACACTGTTTTCAAACTCGAGATCTATTTCGAAGCTGTGCTACTGGGAATCATTGTCACAGGCATGCCACCCTATTTTGCCATGGAGAATGCAGAAAACCATAAG ATCAAAGCATACACACAGCTGAAGATAGCGGGGCTTTATCCGTCCGCTTACTGGGTGGGCCAAGCTGTTGTTGACCTCCCGCTGTTCTTCTCCATCCTCGTCCTGATGATAGGCAGCCTCTTTGCCTTCCACTATGGCATCTATTTCTACGTCGGCAAGTTCATGGCTGTG CTTTTTTGCCTGATTGGCTACGTCCCATCAGTTGTGCTGTTCACTTATGTGGTCtccttcacatttaaaaaagtccaaaatacaaaagaattttGGTCATTTATATTCTCAGTG GCAGCTTTGCTGTGTACGGTTGTCACCGAAGTGGCcttttttctggatttttacACAGTGACCACCACCCTGCATTATGTCTTCTCTATCTTCATTCCCATCTATTCCCTTATTGGCTGTCTGATCTGTTTTATAAAG GTCTCATGGACAGACAAACAGAAGAACGGAGAATACCACGACCCATGGGACAGGCTCCTGGTGGCAGTTATAGCT cCCTATTTGCAGTGTGTCGTGTGGCTCTTCCTGCTGCGATGTTTTGAGGTGAAGAATGGAGGGAGGACAATTCGAGAGGATCCATTTTTCAG AAAATGCTTCACAAAAGTCAAAACGTGGAAGCTGCCGGATGCCCCACGCGACGAGAACGAGGATGAAGATGTGAAGGCGGAGAGGCTGCGGGTGAAGGAAGCGCTGAGCAACCCCAATGCTGAGGAG ATGCCAGCGATCGTGGTCAGCAGCCTGCACAAGGAGTACGACGAGAGGAAGGAGTTCCGTCTGGGGAGGAGAATAAAGAAAGTGGCAACAAAACACGTCTCTCTCTGCGTGAGGAAAG GAGAAATACTGGGATTATTAGGACCCAACGGAGCTGGGAAGAGCACGTTAATTAACATGCTTGTTGGAGAGGTTGAGCCGACCAGCGGGCAG GTTCTGATGGGAGATTATTCTTCCGGAGTGAACAGCGACGATGACTCGGTTAAATTTGTGGGGTACTGTCCTCAAACTAATCCACTGTGGCCAGATATTACACTGCaggaacattttgaaatttatggTGCTATCAAAGGAATGAGTCAGACTGATGTTAAGGAAGTTGTAAAACG CATCTCAAGTGCCCTGGATTTAAAAGACCACCTGCAGAAGACAACAAAGAAGCTGGGAGTCGGGCTGAAACGCAAG CTCTGCTTCGCCCTGAGCATGCTGGGCAGCCCGCAGGTGACGCTGCTGGACGAGCCCTCCACTGGCATGGACCCCAAAGCCAAGCAGCACATGTG gCGGGCAATTCGAGCagcctttaaaaacaaggaGCGAGCGGCTATTCTGACCACGCACTACATGGAGGAGGCGGATGCTGTGTGCGACCGCGTGGCCATCCTGGTGGCTGGGCAGCTCAG
- the ABCA5 gene encoding ATP-binding cassette sub-family A member 5 isoform X2, whose amino-acid sequence MSMMHPHRKYGEISDTNLGTLDTSMLVNFVIGYTPPTRMAREIMKKVAFDNFEDGIITEEYLSEEELQEASAFKPSNFVGVVFNDAMSYQLRFPDTVAMTSVYTESRASCSNLRKGCESVTYWSSGFTALQACIDAAIIQLRTNQSVWEQLELTRATVMGEAAVVEIDNFPRAIILIYLVIAFSPFGYYLAIHIVAEKERKLKEFLKILGLHDTAFWLSWVLLYTSLIFVMSILMAVIATASSLFPQSSAFVIFLLFFLYGISSVFFALMLTPLFKKSKHVGIVEFLATLAFGFVGLNIVLLEDFPKSFVWVLSPLCQCSFLIGVAQVMHLEDYEDGATFSNLSHGPYPLFISLILLVLDSIFYLLVAVYLDQVIPGEFGLRRSSFFFMKPSFWSKHRKNYKELYESSINGNLSCSEMVEPVPSEFQGKEAIRISCVQKTFRKKGETVEALRNLSFDIYEGQITALLGHSGTGKTTLMNILCGLCPPTDGFVSVYGHRVSEIDEMLEVRRIAGVCPQSDIHFDILTVEENLSLFAAIKGIPQNDLIQEVQKVLLDLDMQPIKDNQAKKLSGGQKRRLSVGVAVLGNPKVLLLDEPTAGMDPCSRHIVWNLLKNRKANRVTVFSTHFMDEADILADRKAVISQGMLKCLGSSLFLKTKWGIGYRLSMHIDAYCNTEATTSLIRQHVPTASLLQETDQQLVYTLPLKDMDKFAGLFSDLDTHSHLGVITYGVSMTTLEDVYLKLEVEAEIDQADYSVFSSQQVQEEADTKSLDDMEQSLLMLSETRSPPMSHAALWKKQVSTIAKVHFLSLRRENKCVRVMLLLFLIFLVVQILLFLTHHYIKNSIAPVRLSPDLYLLKPGEEYHKYRSRLLLQNSTDSDIDDIVHSLGSMNVLVEMFNDSDYVSAAPHSAGLNVFDLESRQNYVFTIVFNSTMVHSVPVLMNIVSNLLLRTLNVSESIQIWSNPFIQDLPDTVFKLEIYFEAVLLGIIVTGMPPYFAMENAENHKIKAYTQLKIAGLYPSAYWVGQAVVDLPLFFSILVLMIGSLFAFHYGIYFYVGKFMAVLFCLIGYVPSVVLFTYVVSFTFKKVQNTKEFWSFIFSVAALLCTVVTEVAFFLDFYTVTTTLHYVFSIFIPIYSLIGCLICFIKVSWTDKQKNGEYHDPWDRLLVAVIAPYLQCVVWLFLLRCFEVKNGGRTIREDPFFRKCFTKVKTWKLPDAPRDENEDEDVKAERLRVKEALSNPNAEEMPAIVVSSLHKEYDERKEFRLGRRIKKVATKHVSLCVRKGEILGLLGPNGAGKSTLINMLVGEVEPTSGQVLMGDYSSGVNSDDDSVKFVGYCPQTNPLWPDITLQEHFEIYGAIKGMSQTDVKEVVKRISSALDLKDHLQKTTKKLGVGLKRKLCFALSMLGSPQVTLLDEPSTGMDPKAKQHMWRAIRAAFKNKERAAILTTHYMEEADAVCDRVAILVAGQLRCIGTVQHLKSKFGRGYFLEMKLKETPDVQQLEYLQRQILHIFPNANRQESFASILAYKIPREDVQSLSHCFSKLEEVKHTFNIEEYSFSQATLEQVFVELAREQEEEDSSFGTLNSTLWWERTQEDRVIF is encoded by the exons ATGAGCATGATGCATCCGCACAGGAAGTACGGCGAGATCTCCGACACCAACCTCGGTACTCTGGACACCTCCATGCTGGTGAATTTTGTCATCGGATACACGCCGCCCACCAGAATGGCACGAGAAATCATGAAGAAGGTGGCTTTCGATAACTTCGAAGACG GCATCATCACGGAGGAATATTTAAGCGAAGAGGAGCTGCAAGAGGCCAGTGCTTTCAAACCCTCGAACTTTGTGGGCGTCGTGTTCAACGATGCCATGTCCTACCAGCTGAGGTTTCCCGATACGGTGGCTATGACTTCTGTGTACACAGAATCAAGAG CCAGTTGCTCCAACCTGCGGAAGGGTTGTGAATCGGTGACGTACTGGAGCTCAGGATTTACAGCTCTGCAAGCCTGCATCGATGCGGCAATTATACAG TTGAGGACCAATCAGTCTGTTTGGGAGCAGCTCGAACTGACAAGAGCAACGGTTATGGGAGAGGCAGCAGTGGTGGAAATCGACAACTTTCCTCGCGCCATCATTTTAATTTACCTAGTAATTGCTTTCTCACCATTTGGATATTATTTGGCAATTCATATAGTggcagaaaaggagaggaagttaaaggaattcttaaaaatattggGACTTCATGATACTGCCTTTTG GCTTTCCTGGGTGCTTCTGTACACGAGTCTGATCTTCGTCATGTCCATTCTCATGGCGGTGATTGCGACGGCCTCCTCGCTCTTTCCCCAGAGCAGCGCCTTTGtgatatttctcctttttttcttgtatggCATCTCTTCA GTATTCTTTGCACTTATGTTGACACCtctatttaaaaagtcaaaGCACGTGGGTATAGTTGAGTTCTTGGCCACGCTGGCTTTTGGATTTGTGGGCCTGAATATCGTCCTGCTGGAAGACTTCCCCAAGTCTTTCGTGTGGGTTCTCAGCCCCCTGTGCCAGTGCAGCTTCTTGATTGGTGTCGCACAG GTCATGCATCTGGAAGATTATGAAGATGGTGCAACATTCTCAAATCTAAGTCATGGTCCTTACCCACTCTTTATCTCACTTATTTTACTGGTGCTGGATAGCATATTTTATCTGCTTGTAGCTGTCTACCTTGATCAGGTTATTCCAG GGGAGTTTGGACTACGCCgatcatcatttttctttatgaagcCCTCGTTCTGgtcaaagcacagaaaaaattaCAAGGAACTGTATGAGAGCAGCATCAATGGCAATTTAAGTTGCAGTGAGATGGTTGAACCTGTGCCTTCCGAATTTCAGGGAAAGGAAGCCATCAG AATCAGCTGTGTTCAgaaaacattcaggaaaaaaggggaaactGTGGAGGCTCTCAGAA ACTTGTCCTTTGACATCTACGAAGGCCAGATCACGGCTCTGCTTGGGCACAGCGGGACCGGGAAGACGACGCTGATGAACATCCTCTGTGGGCTGTGTCCGCCAACAGATG GGTTTGTCTCTGTCTATGGGCACCGAGTCTCTGAAATTGATGAAATGCTTGAAGTGCGGCGAATAGCAGGCGTGTGCCCCCAGTCTGATATCCACTTTGACATACTAACCGTGGAGGAGAATCTCTCCCTGTTTGCTGCGATTAAGGGAATACCTCAGAATGACTTGATACAAGAG GTGCAGAAGGTGTTGCTGGATCTGGATATGCAGCCTATCAAAGACAATCAAGCTAAGAAGTTAAGTGGGGGACAGAAAAGGCGGCTCTCGGTTGGAGTTGCTGTCCTTGGGAACCCAAAg GTTTTGCTGCTGGATGAGCCGACTGCAGGCATGGATCCGTGTTCGCGGCACATCGTCTGGAAcctcctgaaaaacagaaaagcgAATCGCGTGACAGTTTTCAGCACTCACTTCATGGACGAGGCAGATATCCTTGCTG ATCGTAAAGCTGTGATTTCTCAAGGGATGTTAAAATGCCTTGGatcttctctctttctgaaaacCAAATGGGGAATTGGCTACCGCTTGAG CATGCACATCGATGCCTATTGCAACACAGAAGCTACAACCTCGCTGATCAGACAGCACGTACCCACAGCCAGCCTGCTCCAAGAGACCGACCAGCAGCTCGTGTACACCCTGCCACTCAAGGACATGGACAAGTTTGCAG GCTTGTTTTCTGATCTCGACACCCATTCCCATTTGGGCGTTATTACTTACGGTGTTTCCATGACGACTCTGGAGGATGTCTACCTGAAGCTGGAAGTTGAGGCAGAAATCGATCAAGCAG ATTACAGCGTGTTTAGTTCCCAGCAagtgcaggaggaggcagaCACAAAGTCACTCGACGACATGGAGCAGAGCCTCCTGATGCTCTCGGAGACCAGGTCGCCCCCGATGAGCCACGCAGCCCTGTGGAAGAAGCAGGTTTCCACCATAGCAAAAGTTCACTTCCTTAGTCTCAGGcgagaaaataaatgtgtcagAGTGAT gttgttgctttttctgattttccttgtagttcagattttgttgtttctcaCGCACCACTACATCAAAAATTCAATAGCTCCTGTCAGACTCTCCCCGGATTTGTACTTGCTGAAGCCCGGGGAGGAATATCACAAGTACAGGAGtcggctgctgctgcagaactcCACAG ACTCAGATATTGATGATATTGTCCACTCTCTTGGGAGCATGAACGTACTGGTGGAGATGTTCAATGACAGCGACTACGTTTCAGCTGCCCCTCACAGTGCAGGTTTAAATGTGTTCGACCTTGAATCCAGACAG aactATGTTTTCACAATCGTATTCAACAGTACCATGGTGCATTCCGTGCCAGTTTTGATGAATATTGTCAGCAACCTACTGCTGCGCACTCTGAACGTAAGCGAGAGCATTCAGATCTGGAGCAACCCCTTCATCCag GATCTTCCAGACACTGTTTTCAAACTCGAGATCTATTTCGAAGCTGTGCTACTGGGAATCATTGTCACAGGCATGCCACCCTATTTTGCCATGGAGAATGCAGAAAACCATAAG ATCAAAGCATACACACAGCTGAAGATAGCGGGGCTTTATCCGTCCGCTTACTGGGTGGGCCAAGCTGTTGTTGACCTCCCGCTGTTCTTCTCCATCCTCGTCCTGATGATAGGCAGCCTCTTTGCCTTCCACTATGGCATCTATTTCTACGTCGGCAAGTTCATGGCTGTG CTTTTTTGCCTGATTGGCTACGTCCCATCAGTTGTGCTGTTCACTTATGTGGTCtccttcacatttaaaaaagtccaaaatacaaaagaattttGGTCATTTATATTCTCAGTG GCAGCTTTGCTGTGTACGGTTGTCACCGAAGTGGCcttttttctggatttttacACAGTGACCACCACCCTGCATTATGTCTTCTCTATCTTCATTCCCATCTATTCCCTTATTGGCTGTCTGATCTGTTTTATAAAG GTCTCATGGACAGACAAACAGAAGAACGGAGAATACCACGACCCATGGGACAGGCTCCTGGTGGCAGTTATAGCT cCCTATTTGCAGTGTGTCGTGTGGCTCTTCCTGCTGCGATGTTTTGAGGTGAAGAATGGAGGGAGGACAATTCGAGAGGATCCATTTTTCAG AAAATGCTTCACAAAAGTCAAAACGTGGAAGCTGCCGGATGCCCCACGCGACGAGAACGAGGATGAAGATGTGAAGGCGGAGAGGCTGCGGGTGAAGGAAGCGCTGAGCAACCCCAATGCTGAGGAG ATGCCAGCGATCGTGGTCAGCAGCCTGCACAAGGAGTACGACGAGAGGAAGGAGTTCCGTCTGGGGAGGAGAATAAAGAAAGTGGCAACAAAACACGTCTCTCTCTGCGTGAGGAAAG GAGAAATACTGGGATTATTAGGACCCAACGGAGCTGGGAAGAGCACGTTAATTAACATGCTTGTTGGAGAGGTTGAGCCGACCAGCGGGCAG GTTCTGATGGGAGATTATTCTTCCGGAGTGAACAGCGACGATGACTCGGTTAAATTTGTGGGGTACTGTCCTCAAACTAATCCACTGTGGCCAGATATTACACTGCaggaacattttgaaatttatggTGCTATCAAAGGAATGAGTCAGACTGATGTTAAGGAAGTTGTAAAACG CATCTCAAGTGCCCTGGATTTAAAAGACCACCTGCAGAAGACAACAAAGAAGCTGGGAGTCGGGCTGAAACGCAAG CTCTGCTTCGCCCTGAGCATGCTGGGCAGCCCGCAGGTGACGCTGCTGGACGAGCCCTCCACTGGCATGGACCCCAAAGCCAAGCAGCACATGTG gCGGGCAATTCGAGCagcctttaaaaacaaggaGCGAGCGGCTATTCTGACCACGCACTACATGGAGGAGGCGGATGCTGTGTGCGACCGCGTGGCCATCCTGGTGGCTGGGCAGCTCAG